One window from the genome of Gimesia aquarii encodes:
- a CDS encoding S8 family peptidase, with the protein MFCYLFSMRSATIIVTTILTSLVVQSHIVRAQSGQQSSVDAARQAYWDKRAEYSKVLRKLKGMSPLEYTVEERQEVIAEMEKLAVERNILFGRYKAATNLANLARRSRKLPTDPREYTDADLKEADRRNKIAVNNDPYLTKEERAKIYEHLNGSNLEAAYQTVMQSGGVDYDDIPLSTFSGRIYFINHGGKGDFSAHGSLIIPDPTSSTGYREFTGWGEGVSGSSTYYEKAVSLLGVPLAATFNVTSFEALMSPDSGAYATVVFISRGQHQQLLKAAHEFVKEINEEGATYSWLTSGNTTHNCCSVVRALMYRVDIRIPDSGARNFDNAKFLEGDFEDYNRGYRSIEVPRWYRVKYGAVHEWYNKHLDTGNTGNLSRPNPELQPENPYLHPDRWVGGVIGGVLKADREDVFDRFNDPDGDGLIDEEKYGTDPQNWDSDGDGISDGQEVENGWNPNQPTTLPTPSKVAIKTDEIKKVTSPGAGNGNLFPLGPKKKIDLFPLLEKIPNAGKPIILESDDFDKDALATLEVNRLFRKRQEPRVIEDEFGVVIQRIDEYGRTTFIRDENGSSITVNYDKSTKTEAPNFVSEFFETETGINFGDDIVSDVGGYYLTPGKDDVRRPLDLDEFEPPSGYKYIPDRQVVDEIEISDQSDVNHRPKTLTPPGTVSYTGSGFEGEWQDTLEDRLSQLSENNGPDLLGPPDLLDPPAMLPDANLEGSDDIAVYNDGPFYLDMSSENPNSYVPINGVGFDNVWFPLKDAIELAREQMGGIDINSIVALPGTVSYTGSGFEGEWQDTLEDRLSQLSENNGSDLSGPPGSNFYVHDDWKIRNNLTLSLGLRLDDDFVNGDDAQDDGPIVVIDDQEQSFVTEFTVTKTADGAFSFKVVPPGEGNAIRYTLSATPGDQFAVGRGAWGQTGRDQWALEKIGLTPQVHSQILSNADVTADSVIVAVIDSGVDFRHPELWGQLWRNQGEIPFNGRDDDQNGYVDDVYGFNTQSGSSNIIDDNGHGTHVAGIIAARWDSRGIAGIAPQCQIMTIKAFDEQGKSDAARVALGIRYAVLNNAKIIHISAESSGTTDLDQAMIDWARSKGVLVVAASGSRGRDTTNVAPASLKGILTVGACDQNDKRSNFSGWGQHVDLVAPGIDILSLRAQGTDFMHTMAGGALGIKENERVVNQRWYRAEGTSFAAPLVTGVAAALWAAHPELTAEQIKTKLIMSCDDIESPGWDILTGAGRLNAAKALKADSDHYLGTKILKVSSRNQNGQRTLVVPGEASGTQFKRRWLQLAFGTNPGDSDWQTITVNEVPVNNGILGEIPGTLLNRRGTWTIRSTVQDSRGTVRQAQVTIRIK; encoded by the coding sequence ATGTTTTGTTATCTTTTTTCTATGAGATCAGCAACCATTATCGTCACTACCATATTGACGTCATTGGTAGTTCAATCCCACATCGTACGCGCTCAATCGGGGCAGCAGTCAAGTGTTGATGCAGCGAGGCAAGCGTATTGGGACAAACGAGCTGAATATTCGAAAGTACTAAGAAAGCTCAAAGGGATGAGTCCTTTGGAATACACAGTAGAAGAGCGACAAGAAGTCATTGCAGAAATGGAAAAATTGGCGGTTGAAAGAAATATATTATTCGGTCGTTACAAAGCGGCGACAAATCTAGCGAATCTAGCAAGGCGTAGTCGAAAACTCCCTACAGATCCAAGAGAATACACAGATGCCGATCTTAAAGAGGCAGACCGCCGGAATAAAATAGCAGTTAATAATGATCCTTATCTGACAAAAGAAGAACGAGCAAAAATTTATGAGCATTTGAATGGATCAAATTTAGAAGCTGCCTATCAAACAGTCATGCAAAGTGGAGGTGTTGATTATGACGACATTCCTTTGTCGACATTTTCTGGGCGTATTTATTTTATCAATCATGGAGGTAAAGGAGATTTTTCAGCCCATGGTTCACTGATAATTCCAGATCCGACGTCGAGCACCGGCTATCGTGAGTTTACTGGGTGGGGAGAAGGTGTCTCAGGGAGTTCTACATATTATGAGAAGGCGGTTTCTCTTTTGGGAGTGCCACTCGCTGCTACATTTAATGTTACATCATTTGAAGCACTCATGTCGCCTGATAGCGGAGCGTATGCAACAGTTGTGTTTATCTCACGGGGACAACACCAGCAACTTCTGAAAGCAGCTCATGAATTTGTTAAAGAGATCAACGAAGAGGGAGCAACATATAGTTGGCTTACTTCAGGAAATACTACACATAATTGTTGCTCAGTAGTCCGCGCATTGATGTATCGTGTTGATATCAGGATACCTGATTCAGGTGCCCGTAATTTTGATAACGCCAAATTCCTTGAAGGGGACTTTGAAGACTATAACAGGGGATATCGCTCTATAGAGGTTCCTCGTTGGTATCGTGTGAAATATGGAGCAGTCCACGAGTGGTACAATAAACATTTGGACACAGGGAATACCGGGAATCTGTCGCGTCCAAATCCTGAATTACAACCAGAGAACCCTTATCTGCATCCTGATCGATGGGTTGGGGGTGTAATAGGTGGTGTTTTAAAAGCAGATCGAGAGGACGTCTTCGACCGGTTCAATGATCCTGATGGAGACGGCTTGATTGATGAGGAAAAATATGGTACCGATCCTCAAAATTGGGATTCAGATGGCGATGGGATCTCTGATGGACAGGAAGTCGAAAATGGCTGGAATCCAAATCAGCCAACGACCTTACCAACTCCTTCAAAAGTGGCAATCAAAACTGATGAGATCAAAAAAGTGACATCTCCCGGAGCGGGAAATGGGAATTTGTTTCCCCTCGGTCCTAAGAAGAAGATTGATCTCTTTCCATTGCTGGAAAAAATTCCCAATGCTGGAAAACCAATCATTCTTGAATCTGACGACTTTGACAAAGATGCTTTAGCAACACTTGAAGTGAATCGGCTGTTCAGGAAACGGCAAGAACCGAGAGTAATCGAAGACGAATTTGGTGTTGTGATCCAAAGGATCGATGAATATGGTCGCACGACATTCATCCGTGATGAAAATGGTTCTTCAATTACAGTGAATTATGACAAGTCAACCAAAACGGAAGCCCCCAATTTTGTTTCCGAATTTTTCGAGACTGAGACGGGAATCAATTTTGGGGATGATATCGTATCAGATGTCGGAGGATACTACTTAACACCAGGAAAGGATGATGTTCGACGTCCTCTAGATTTAGATGAATTTGAACCACCCAGTGGTTATAAATACATTCCTGACCGACAGGTTGTGGACGAAATTGAAATCAGTGACCAGTCTGACGTGAATCATCGACCCAAAACATTAACCCCACCTGGGACAGTTTCATATACGGGTTCAGGTTTTGAAGGTGAGTGGCAGGACACGCTCGAAGATCGTCTTTCGCAGCTCAGCGAAAATAATGGTCCCGATCTGTTAGGCCCTCCGGACTTGTTAGACCCACCGGCAATGCTTCCCGATGCGAATCTTGAAGGCTCTGATGACATCGCTGTTTATAATGATGGTCCATTTTATCTAGATATGTCCTCGGAAAATCCTAATTCGTATGTCCCCATCAACGGAGTCGGTTTTGACAATGTATGGTTTCCATTAAAAGATGCTATCGAGTTGGCTCGCGAACAAATGGGTGGTATCGATATTAATTCAATCGTAGCCCTACCTGGGACAGTTTCATATACGGGTTCGGGTTTTGAAGGTGAGTGGCAGGACACGCTCGAAGATCGTCTTTCGCAGCTCAGCGAAAACAATGGTTCCGACTTGTCAGGCCCACCAGGCAGCAACTTCTATGTCCACGATGATTGGAAAATTCGGAATAATCTTACACTTAGTCTGGGACTTAGATTGGATGATGACTTCGTAAACGGTGATGATGCTCAAGATGATGGACCAATCGTTGTTATTGACGATCAAGAACAATCTTTCGTCACAGAATTCACAGTCACAAAGACAGCCGATGGTGCATTTTCTTTTAAAGTGGTGCCCCCGGGAGAAGGAAATGCAATCAGGTATACATTAAGCGCGACACCAGGCGATCAATTTGCCGTAGGGCGTGGTGCCTGGGGACAAACGGGACGTGATCAATGGGCGCTAGAAAAAATTGGTCTCACTCCACAAGTCCACTCACAAATTCTCTCGAACGCCGATGTGACAGCAGATTCTGTCATAGTAGCAGTCATCGATAGCGGTGTTGATTTTCGGCATCCAGAGTTATGGGGACAGTTATGGCGTAACCAGGGTGAGATTCCATTCAATGGTCGCGATGATGATCAGAACGGTTACGTCGATGATGTTTATGGATTTAATACACAATCAGGCTCTTCAAATATCATCGACGATAATGGTCATGGCACGCACGTCGCAGGAATTATCGCAGCGCGCTGGGACAGCCGAGGAATTGCAGGCATCGCACCTCAATGTCAAATTATGACCATTAAAGCGTTCGACGAACAGGGTAAATCGGATGCAGCACGCGTCGCTTTGGGGATTCGTTATGCAGTCCTCAACAATGCAAAGATTATACACATTAGTGCGGAAAGTTCAGGTACGACCGATCTCGATCAAGCCATGATCGACTGGGCCCGCAGTAAAGGCGTGCTCGTCGTCGCGGCATCAGGTAGTCGTGGGCGTGATACAACAAATGTTGCTCCCGCGAGTCTTAAAGGAATATTGACGGTGGGCGCTTGCGATCAAAACGACAAGCGATCGAATTTCAGTGGTTGGGGTCAGCATGTTGATCTTGTGGCGCCTGGTATCGATATTCTCAGCTTGCGTGCTCAGGGAACTGACTTCATGCACACGATGGCTGGCGGAGCATTGGGAATCAAAGAGAATGAACGGGTTGTCAATCAACGTTGGTATCGGGCGGAAGGAACTTCTTTCGCTGCACCTTTGGTAACAGGCGTTGCAGCAGCATTATGGGCCGCTCACCCTGAGCTGACAGCAGAGCAAATCAAGACGAAATTGATCATGAGTTGTGATGACATCGAATCTCCTGGCTGGGATATTCTAACGGGGGCCGGAAGATTAAATGCAGCAAAAGCTCTTAAGGCAGATTCAGACCATTACCTCGGTACTAAAATCTTGAAGGTCTCATCTCGAAATCAAAATGGGCAACGTACACTCGTCGTACCAGGAGAAGCCTCTGGAACACAATTTAAACGCCGTTGGTTACAGTTGGCATTCGGAACGAATCCTGGTGACAGTGATTGGCAGACAATTACTGTAAACGAAGTTCCGGTCAACAACGGAATACTGGGGGAGATACCGGGTACGTTACTCAATCGTCGGGGTACTTGGACCATCCGCAGTACCGTGCAAGATTCACGAGGTACTG